A stretch of DNA from Penaeus monodon isolate SGIC_2016 chromosome 20, NSTDA_Pmon_1, whole genome shotgun sequence:
ACCTGTGCTTCATGTTTGGCCTCTATGAATTAGCATATAATTCATTCCACACAGCCAAGAATGACTTCAAAAGTGATCAGGCATGGCTGTATTTTGCTGGTGCACAAGAGATGGCTGCACTGGCAGCCTTCATGCACAACAGTGCAGATTATCCAAAACGCTATTTGGAGAGCAGTTTACAGACATACTTGAGTGTTTGCAAGGTAAGTGAAAAACATATTtgattatgtatttgtttacagatacaaattattgtatatgtttacatttctGAGAACTTGTTGCAATAAGTGTACTGTAGACAGTAAATCTGCTAGCTACAACCATAGGTTCCTGTTAGAAACAGCATCTTGTAATTTATAAGTGGCAACCTAAGTACACTCTAGATATCAAAGGTaacaagataaatagatagggatcCAAAATATATACAGGGCCAGAAGTGAATCTGTAAGGTAGAGGTAAGGATACTATGCTTTTTCTTCAACACATAGCACATGTTGACTGATTTTGAtatcaaaaatgaaatggaattaaCCCAATGATTGTGTAGGGCATGAAATTATGCAAGGGCTGTGATGGACTGAGTTGCAGATGACACTACATATTGAAATAGTCTCATCAGATGGAGTTGGTCTTTCTCTGATAGTAGTTACATTATTTTTTAGTGTCACTATTAGATATATGcactaaaaataaaaggaaacatcTTTTCAAGCTTTTGTTCATGAAACAGCTACAAGCTATTAGGTGCCTAATGTTGTGCTTGAAATACGGAATGAACTTGGTGCTAAAGGAGGAAACTTACAAACCTGCATTGATGGCCACTTGCCAGTTTTTAACATTGCAGTTAATAGATTAGATAACCTATAGTATTATTATGGATAGAAAATAGTATAAAGAAATTAGAATGAGATGTTTGTAAAGGGAATAATTTCATATCTCTAAAAATCTTTTTACAATTTATGAAGGAACAAAATTGGCTATCTTTTTCAGGTGTACAACTTTGCCATTCGATCAACTTTGTTGAGCACAGAGGTCCTAAAACACTGTGGTGAATATGGAGAAGCTGCAATGATGTTTATCAAGCTGACATCAGAGGAAAGTGACCTTTTATCTGCCCTCATGCTAGAACAGGCTGCTCATTGCTTTATCAATGCCAGAAGACCTCTCCCAAGAAAGTATGCATTCCACATGACTCTGGCTGGCCATCGGTATGGTAAAGCAGGGCAACGGTCTCACTCATTGCGAGCATATAAACAGGCTTTTcaggtttgttattgtttttgtttttgttttatcagtaAAGTTCAGTAGATTATCTTTTTTCAGATTTATATTTAGACAATTATTGATGAAGTGTTATAATAGACAAagagtttgttttatttatgtacttgATGTGTACTTTCTTTTAACTTGTTAAAATCCAAAATGTTGGCTGAATGAAAGGCTTGCTATGCTTAAGTGACCATTTCATGCAGTGACAGTTTGGTGATTTACTGTGTACTGTTTATCCATGTTCCTCAGCCTTTATTTGCAGAAGTATAAAAAAGTGAGTTTTTGGCCAGCTTTGGAAAGCTACATATCTGCACGAAGATACTGTTCACTCCCTTTTTGACATCTATTACCACCATCATGTACATCTTGACATGTGTCTGGAAAaagttaaatagatatagatatatttagctACTTGATTTTACTCAATATCTCCAAGATACAGGAGTGGTAAAGCATTCAACTACTACTTCATCCCACAGATCTATGCAACTCGTGGCTGGGTACTAGCTGAAGACCACATTCACTTCACCTTGGGCAAACAAGCACACCATTTGAAGCAGCTGACAGAGGGACTGGCTGCATATAACAGCTTAGTGGACCAGCGAACCAAGCAGGCTGCTCCCAGTCAGCAATCCCCTACTCAACAGATGACCTATATCCGAGAGTTCATAAACACATACCACCAGTACATCCAGCAGGAATGGGACTCAGCATCAGGGCTGCCTTGTCTTCCACTACCTCTGATTGATTCCCAAGCAACAACCATCCTATTAGGGTCCCCTCAAGAGGCGCCTACAAGCCCTGGCTGGACTGCAGCCTCACACGTATCTCTGGACAGTGGTGCCATTGCTAACGACAGATGGTTTGCCCTGGAGAGGGAGCTGATTACAGAGACTCAGGCCACACTACCAATTGTATTTAGGCCAAATTTACAATTGCTTAATAAGGATACTCCAAATACACAGAGTCCCATGGTTCCTGTAAATGAGCCTGTGCTAGTTGAACTGATCATGAGCAATCCTCTGGCAGTAAGTCTGATGATTACTGATGTTCAGTTAGTGTTCACTTTCAAAGCATCTGGTGATCAGGAAATGGCTGGTGATCCTCAAGTTAAACATTCAATGTTTAAGGGATTCAATCTCCCTGCTGGTGCTCAAGAAAAAGTAAGATTAGAGCTGTATCCTGCATGCACTGGCCAGATCCTTATCACTGGGGTTCAGTACAAACTCTCCCTGACCCCTGACCTAGTTGCAGCACCTCCTCCAGGATCAACAGCAGTGCCTGTTGTTATTGAAGGCCAGCAAGCCATCGAGGTCAAGGGACCCCGGCTCAATAGCACAGCAGCTGAGAAGTGCAATGTTGTTTATGCCAGTGATAAAAGACTAGAGATAACTGTGGTTCCTCCACTGGCAAGGCTTAGTGTGATATTTAATAACTTGCCACATATTCTCAGTTGTGGTGAGCTTCATAGTGCCGATGTAGCGATAACGAATACAGGACCTTGTGCGATATCGAAACTTTTACTAGCCATTTCAGACCCTAACCATATTTACCTCTCAACCACGGAATCAGCATTAGAGGACAAGCATGTACTCACCCTGAATGAGTCTGAGAGTGTTGAAAGCAGAGTCACCAAACGTGTTCAGCCTGTTACCCTGCAAGATGGAATGCTCAAACCGGGTGACACCATACGAGGAAAGCTCTGGCTTCATGCACCTTCTTTGCCAGGTGCATTTGATGTAGAATTGCTCTTCTACTTAGAAACTCAGAACATGACAGGAAAGGGAAGGTGCGTGGTGTCATATGGTtttcatatataagtgtatatagaggataacttttttttttctttttgcttgaaTCACGAAGCTGGTGGATGCTTGAAAACTTTGGTTCAAATTTGTGATTCAACATAATTTGTTTACAGTAAATGGCTATGTGGATAGGAAATTGAATGTCAGAGAAATGAGTTAAGTTCTTAGATGTATTCAGGAGATTGGGCCATTCATTACTATTTCAGTATTTCATTGAAGAGGCTGTAGGGTAGGAGTACAtgtaaaaaaattgtgtataatatgaaaatatttgctTACTATTTTTGACATACATTAGTTAAAACAATGCTTTCCTATTGATTGATTGATCGTTTTTTTTCTACACGTTCCAAAATATTTGTGCATGTTTCAGGTACCGCTTGTTGAGACATTTTACCAGCGTTTATGTGGAGAGAAGTCTTAGTCTAAAGGTATCATCATTAATTAGCCAGTCATTGAACAAATCAATTAGCAACCAAAACAATGAAGAAACAAAGAATACACATACTGCCAATGTCGTCGTTGAGGCTGTGAATAACTCAGAGGTTAGTTCAGTACCTTGTTATATTCATCAGAATTGCAGTAGTTCAtggcttttttcccaaaagttgttactatcatttttaaaaggtaaattatGTGTCTCTCTTTTGAATATTCAAATCTGATTCTCTCATTTAAAACTTATTAGATAAAAATTGCAAGAAATTATATGCCAGTATATCTAATTTTTCTGTACTAAGCgtacattttcccctctttttgtttttgttttgaaggtTGACAGTGCTTGTGGAACTTACACCATCATGGGTGTCAGTAGTAACAGCAAGAAGTGGGCCATCATACCCCATTCTTCATTGCCAGGTGGGTGTGTACTTAGTGGGCAGAGGAGCAAATCAGTGCATTGGTGATGCTTGAATCTTTGCAagcaatagagaaagagagaagcaagtCAGAAAACAGATTGATCAAGTAAGAGAGAAgtggagacagacacacaccatgTATGGTAGTCTCAAGTGAATGTATGAGCATGAATCTATGAAAGAGGATTGAAAAGAACAAGGACTTTACTTCATAACCCACTGGCACTGG
This window harbors:
- the LOC119585607 gene encoding trafficking protein particle complex subunit 8-like isoform X2, which translates into the protein MAQCKLTPHEFIQNAFAPQIAILCSEDADNLCLKNNLRFVELVQPFCRLNNETRIADPAGNTVPIRNLRVVFEDMNRRPPQPTLGKKLLNEVVGTTPWDRPVTKTISASGTRSGLELELQSTTPWFEAWRDTFLHVQYPSDHEFTKHYIACIVVVASTSENPMDQLNRLSQYQHQQQHQTPARFPKWFSPNILKYYLLIHDVTLGDLTKSEQIFEQMCSMYGSNNCHLLQINSRAMDQMDVHLPDPWTQFLIQRASIDPSGGSSSEASSGTGTPREDVSCLPSRVTEGDTTDCCEPIHPLSPTLSPPAEEKNGTFDVMPAVEISSDVPVMVNKPTLPTGTTHHGGCLTSSDVDRIRIFVHEFCVRSLIPHVERQIRYLNEVVTNRSRSKSLLSATRRWLGGNKSPGAATNSVIYSPEATELQTRRLGDLCFMFGLYELAYNSFHTAKNDFKSDQAWLYFAGAQEMAALAAFMHNSADYPKRYLESSLQTYLSVCKVYNFAIRSTLLSTEVLKHCGEYGEAAMMFIKLTSEESDLLSALMLEQAAHCFINARRPLPRKYAFHMTLAGHRYGKAGQRSHSLRAYKQAFQIYATRGWVLAEDHIHFTLGKQAHHLKQLTEGLAAYNSLVDQRTKQAAPSQQSPTQQMTYIREFINTYHQYIQQEWDSASGLPCLPLPLIDSQATTILLGSPQEAPTSPGWTAASHVSLDSGAIANDRWFALERELITETQATLPIVFRPNLQLLNKDTPNTQSPMVPVNEPVLVELIMSNPLAVSLMITDVQLVFTFKASGDQEMAGDPQVKHSMFKGFNLPAGAQEKVRLELYPACTGQILITGVQYKLSLTPDLVAAPPPGSTAVPVVIEGQQAIEVKGPRLNSTAAEKCNVVYASDKRLEITVVPPLARLSVIFNNLPHILSCGELHSADVAITNTGPCAISKLLLAISDPNHIYLSTTESALEDKHVLTLNESESVESRVTKRVQPVTLQDGMLKPGDTIRGKLWLHAPSLPGAFDVELLFYLETQNMTGKGRYRLLRHFTSVYVERSLSLKVSSLISQSLNKSISNQNNEETKNTHTANVVVEAVNNSEVDSACGTYTIMGVSSNSKKWAIIPHSSLPEQVLGYGESCHLCVKCIQQQNPVLKN
- the LOC119585607 gene encoding trafficking protein particle complex subunit 8-like isoform X1 — its product is MAQCKLTPHEFIQNAFAPQIAILCSEDADNLCLKNNLRFVELVQPFCRLNNETRIADPAGNTVPIRNLRVVFEDMNRRPPQPTLGKKLLNEVVGTTPWDRPVTKTISASGTRSGLELELQSTTPWFEAWRDTFLHVQYPSDHEFTKHYIACIVVVASTSENPMDQLNRLSQYQHQQQHQTPARFPKWFSPNILKYYLLIHDVTLGDLTKSEQIFEQMCSMYGSNNCHLLQINSRAMDQMDVHLPDPWTQFLIQRASIDPSGGSSSEASSGTGTPREDVSCLPSRVTEGDTTDCCEPIHPLSPTLSPPAEEKNGTFDVMPAVEISSDVPVMVNKPTLPTGTTHHGGCLTSSDVDRIRIFVHEFCVRSLIPHVERQIRYLNEVVTNRSRSKSLLSATRRWLGGNKSPGAATNSVIYSPEATELQTRRLGDLCFMFGLYELAYNSFHTAKNDFKSDQAWLYFAGAQEMAALAAFMHNSADYPKRYLESSLQTYLSVCKVYNFAIRSTLLSTEVLKHCGEYGEAAMMFIKLTSEESDLLSALMLEQAAHCFINARRPLPRKYAFHMTLAGHRYGKAGQRSHSLRAYKQAFQIYATRGWVLAEDHIHFTLGKQAHHLKQLTEGLAAYNSLVDQRTKQAAPSQQSPTQQMTYIREFINTYHQYIQQEWDSASGLPCLPLPLIDSQATTILLGSPQEAPTSPGWTAASHVSLDSGAIANDRWFALERELITETQATLPIVFRPNLQLLNKDTPNTQSPMVPVNEPVLVELIMSNPLAVSLMITDVQLVFTFKASGDQEMAGDPQVKHSMFKGFNLPAGAQEKVRLELYPACTGQILITGVQYKLSLTPDLVAAPPPGSTAVPVVIEGQQAIEVKGPRLNSTAAEKCNVVYASDKRLEITVVPPLARLSVIFNNLPHILSCGELHSADVAITNTGPCAISKLLLAISDPNHIYLSTTESALEDKHVLTLNESESVESRVTKRVQPVTLQDGMLKPGDTIRGKLWLHAPSLPGAFDVELLFYLETQNMTGKGRYRLLRHFTSVYVERSLSLKVSSLISQSLNKSISNQNNEETKNTHTANVVVEAVNNSEVDSACGTYTIMGVSSNSKKWAIIPHSSLPDNSYTPGCPSILNSEQVLGYGESCHLCVKCIQQQNPVLKN